From a region of the Solanum stenotomum isolate F172 chromosome 2, ASM1918654v1, whole genome shotgun sequence genome:
- the LOC125857215 gene encoding protein PLANT CADMIUM RESISTANCE 2-like, with protein MKSSTSSLSDRYQKFSSFGDETPSPINVMRSSKTPFYVETMDPQPAMYRKKKNDVPWSTGLCDCMSDPKNCCITLWCPCITFGKVAEIIDKGSNSCGVNGALYAIIICVTCCPCCYSCFYRNKMRQQYLLKKNPCGDCLVHCFCEACALCQEYRELKNRGVDMSIGWHGNVERQNRGVIIPPTVEGGMNR; from the exons ATGAAATCTTCAACAAGTTCATTAAGTGATCGATACCAGAAATTTTCGTCATTCGGTGACGAAACTCCGTCACCGATTAACGTTATGAGGAGCTCGAAAACTCCGTTTTACGTAGAGACGATGGATCCACAACCCGCTAtgtatagaaaaaagaaaaatgatgttCCATGGTCAACTGGACTATGTGATTGTATGTCCGATCCCAAGAATT GTTGCATAACATTGTGGTGTCCATGCATCACTTTTGGAAAGGTTGCTGAGATTATTGACAAGGGTTCTAAct CTTGTGGAGTAAATGGAGCATTATATGCAATAATAATATGTGTGACTTGTTGTCCATGTTGTTACTCTTGTTTTTATCGTAACAAAATGAGACAACaatatttgttgaaaaaaaatccTTGTGGAGATTGTTTGGTTCATTGCTTTTGTGAAGCTTGTGCCTTGTGTCAAGAATATCGTGAGCTCAAAAATCGAGGAGTTGATATGTCAAttg GATGGCATGGAAATGTGGAGAGGCAAAATCGTGGAGTGATCATCCCACCAACAGTTGAAGGTGGAATGAATAGATAA
- the LOC125857216 gene encoding HMG-Y-related protein A, giving the protein MATEEASSTLPSYPDMIMEAIDALNEEEGSNKSAIWRQIEGTHGTLPPAHGTLLAHHLNQMKQAGQLVMLKNNYMKPNPNAPPRRGRGRPPKPKASVPVPDGYPRPRGRPPKERVPYAPITVPMKKTTTESSSGGSGKKRGRPRKYPMTEETPVAVKPIGTPRGRGRPPKVKTPVAATVGA; this is encoded by the exons ATGGCTACTGAAGAAGCAAGTTCAACTTTGCCTTCTTATCCTGAT ATGATAATGGAAGCTATAGATGCGTTGAATGAAGAAGAAGGGTCGAATAAATCAGCAATATGGAGGCAAATTGAAGGGACTCATGGTACACTACCACCAGCGCATGGTACACTCCTTGCACATCACTTGAACCAAATGAAGCAAGCTGGGCAGTTAGTTATGTTGAAGAATAATTACATGAAGCCAAACCCAAACGCGCCGCCGCGCCGTGGGAGAGGCCGTCCGCCGAAGCCGAAAGCTTCGGTTCCGGTTCCGGATGGGTATCCTAGACCACGTGGAAGGCCACCGAAGGAGCGTGTTCCATACGCGCCGATTACGGTACCTATGAAGAAGACGACGACTGAAAGTAGTTCtggtggaagtgggaagaaacgTGGAAGGCCAAGGAAGTATCCGATGACGGAGGAGACGCCGGTGGCGGTGAAGCCAATTGGTACTCCGAGAGGAAGAGGAAGGCCGCCGAAGGTGAAAACTCCGGTAGCTGCAACTGTAGGGGCTTAA